A single Venturia canescens isolate UGA chromosome 1, ASM1945775v1, whole genome shotgun sequence DNA region contains:
- the LOC122418881 gene encoding uncharacterized protein has product MEKTIYCKNEERCKKIKFCKVNEKMSDSECVTQKIREACENDLLLKKKIENQAIVLQKLIQNQNILCDIEAEEEIIDELEITCIVPLGESLLSCSTIYAIDQDGSLIETQEKISECVEEKEKENQSINSQFKKLKTNDFTEKRSIISSFVGTPTSLPELTPELVQKVNNGGMLLAQKSLTYFWATDLLHRTNGMLSKNDYFNYAKAIVSAYPELSGGDHGCGIVRHQSSTNVRNRRANSERSVMKFGEDKLKIGQNIPTVLRFIKSVLMYME; this is encoded by the exons atggaaaaaacgatttattgCAAAAACGAAGAGcgatgcaaaaaaattaaattttgcaaagtgaacgaaaaaatgagtgattcCGAATGTGTCACCCAAAAAATCCGCGAAGCTTGTGAAAACGACTTGcttctgaaaaagaaaatcgaaaatcaagcCATCGTGTTACAGAAGCTGattcaaaatcaaaacatTTTATGTGACATCGAAGCAGAGGAAGAAATAATCGATGAATTGGAAATAACCTGCATTGTTCCGTTAGGCGAAAGTCTTCTATCGTGTTCAACGATCTACGCTATCGATCAAGACGGCTCTCTCATTGAAAcccaagaaaaaataagtgaatgtgtggaggagaaagaaaag gAAAACCAATCAATCAACagtcaatttaaaaaactgaaaacaaATGACTTCACTGAAAAAAGAAGCATAATTTCAAGCTTCGTTGGAACGCCAACATCATTGCCAGAACTGACCCCGGAGTTGGTTCAAAAAGTGAACAACGGAGGAATGTTACTTGCTCAAAAGTCATTAACGTATTTTTGGGCAACTGATCTTTTGCATCGCACTAATGGCATGCtgagtaaaaatgattatttcaacTACGCAAAAGCCATTGTTAGTGCTTATCCAGAGCTCAGCGGCGGAGACCATGGATGT GGGATTGTACGACATCAGTCAAGTACAAATGTGCGGAATCGACGTGCTAATTCAGAACGATCTGTAATGAAATTTGGCGAagacaaattgaaaatcggTCAAAATATTCCAACTGTTTTACGATTCATAAAGA gCGTCCTGATGTACATGGAGTAG